A genomic region of Ovis canadensis isolate MfBH-ARS-UI-01 breed Bighorn chromosome 9, ARS-UI_OviCan_v2, whole genome shotgun sequence contains the following coding sequences:
- the TMEM71 gene encoding transmembrane protein 71 isoform X2, translating to MYQISQLMSTPVASKYSSPSEKECAVEPSPPCILPSPFEGRSGDPLMGSPFTCRRSPRLLTNGYYIWTEDSFFCDEDGNITLSPSQTRVLYKENLVRIFRKKRRIRRSFSSLFDLSTSESWLHGSIFDDVDSSPSEDVWLEGVRRLETNHCKENGGDFDCSLTDDWESQKLNAESVKASFSGPVASQRPRENSYGLSPQSQWTASEHFQEDALDHPKTSLLREVSFQAILLAACLIISACARWFLGGIIASVFSCSLVIIIAYVVKSSFFSLAKYFKATTCTWFAKI from the exons ATGTACCAAATATCTCAACTGATGTCAACACCAGTAGCAAGTAAAT ATTCTTCCCCGTCGGAGAAAGAATGTGCTGTAGAGCCGTCTCCCCCATGTATTCTCCCAAG TCCCTTTGAGGGTCGCTCCGGAGATCCCCTGATGGGCTCCCCGTTCACCTGTCGACGAAGTCCCAGACTTCTCACCAACGGCTACTACATCTGGACAGAAGACAGTTTTTTCTGCGACGAAGACGGCAACATAACCCTGAGCccctcccagaccagggttcTCTACAAGGAGAACTTAGTCAG aatatttagaaagaaaaggagaatccgccgttctttttcttctctcttcgaCCTCAGCACCTCTGAATCCTGGCTGCATGGGAGCATCTTCGATGATGTTGACTCCTCCCCCAGTGAGGATGTCTGGTTGGAGGGGGTCAGGAGGCTGGAAACAAACCACTGCAAAGAAAATG GAGGTGATTTTGACTGTTCTCTGACTGATGACTGGGAGTCACAGAAGCTGAATGCAGAGTCTGTGAAAGCCTCCTTTTCTGGCCCCGTTGCCTCTCAGAGACCCAGAGAAAACTCCTACGGCTTGTCTCCTCAGTCCCAGTGGACAGCTTCTGAACATTTCCAGGAAGATGCATTGGATCATCCAA aAACCAGTTTGTTACGAGAGGTCTCCTTTCAAGCAATTCTGCTTGCTGCATGCTTAATCATTTCTGCCTGTGCAAG GTGGTTTCTGGGAGGAATCATAGCCAGTGTCTTCTCCTGTTCCTTGGTGATAATCATTGCTT ATGTTGTCAAGTCATCCTTTTTCAGCCTTGCCAAATATTTCAAAGCCACCACCTGCACTTG GTTTGCCAAAATCTGA
- the TMEM71 gene encoding transmembrane protein 71 isoform X3 — protein MGSPFTCRRSPRLLTNGYYIWTEDSFFCDEDGNITLSPSQTRVLYKENLVRIFRKKRRIRRSFSSLFDLSTSESWLHGSIFDDVDSSPSEDVWLEGVRRLETNHCKENGGDFDCSLTDDWESQKLNAESVKASFSGPVASQRPRENSYGLSPQSQWTASEHFQEDALDHPKTSLLREVSFQAILLAACLIISACARWFLGGIIASVFSCSLVIIIAYVVKSSFFSLAKYFKATTCTWFAKI, from the exons ATGGGCTCCCCGTTCACCTGTCGACGAAGTCCCAGACTTCTCACCAACGGCTACTACATCTGGACAGAAGACAGTTTTTTCTGCGACGAAGACGGCAACATAACCCTGAGCccctcccagaccagggttcTCTACAAGGAGAACTTAGTCAG aatatttagaaagaaaaggagaatccgccgttctttttcttctctcttcgaCCTCAGCACCTCTGAATCCTGGCTGCATGGGAGCATCTTCGATGATGTTGACTCCTCCCCCAGTGAGGATGTCTGGTTGGAGGGGGTCAGGAGGCTGGAAACAAACCACTGCAAAGAAAATG GAGGTGATTTTGACTGTTCTCTGACTGATGACTGGGAGTCACAGAAGCTGAATGCAGAGTCTGTGAAAGCCTCCTTTTCTGGCCCCGTTGCCTCTCAGAGACCCAGAGAAAACTCCTACGGCTTGTCTCCTCAGTCCCAGTGGACAGCTTCTGAACATTTCCAGGAAGATGCATTGGATCATCCAA aAACCAGTTTGTTACGAGAGGTCTCCTTTCAAGCAATTCTGCTTGCTGCATGCTTAATCATTTCTGCCTGTGCAAG GTGGTTTCTGGGAGGAATCATAGCCAGTGTCTTCTCCTGTTCCTTGGTGATAATCATTGCTT ATGTTGTCAAGTCATCCTTTTTCAGCCTTGCCAAATATTTCAAAGCCACCACCTGCACTTG GTTTGCCAAAATCTGA
- the TMEM71 gene encoding transmembrane protein 71 isoform X1: MYQISQLMSTPVASKYSSPSEKECAVEPSPPCILPSSVCDFLNGDSPFEGRSGDPLMGSPFTCRRSPRLLTNGYYIWTEDSFFCDEDGNITLSPSQTRVLYKENLVRIFRKKRRIRRSFSSLFDLSTSESWLHGSIFDDVDSSPSEDVWLEGVRRLETNHCKENGGDFDCSLTDDWESQKLNAESVKASFSGPVASQRPRENSYGLSPQSQWTASEHFQEDALDHPKTSLLREVSFQAILLAACLIISACARWFLGGIIASVFSCSLVIIIAYVVKSSFFSLAKYFKATTCTWFAKI; encoded by the exons ATGTACCAAATATCTCAACTGATGTCAACACCAGTAGCAAGTAAAT ATTCTTCCCCGTCGGAGAAAGAATGTGCTGTAGAGCCGTCTCCCCCATGTATTCTCCCAAG CTCTGTCTGTGATTTCCTCAATGGTGACAGTCCCTTTGAGGGTCGCTCCGGAGATCCCCTGATGGGCTCCCCGTTCACCTGTCGACGAAGTCCCAGACTTCTCACCAACGGCTACTACATCTGGACAGAAGACAGTTTTTTCTGCGACGAAGACGGCAACATAACCCTGAGCccctcccagaccagggttcTCTACAAGGAGAACTTAGTCAG aatatttagaaagaaaaggagaatccgccgttctttttcttctctcttcgaCCTCAGCACCTCTGAATCCTGGCTGCATGGGAGCATCTTCGATGATGTTGACTCCTCCCCCAGTGAGGATGTCTGGTTGGAGGGGGTCAGGAGGCTGGAAACAAACCACTGCAAAGAAAATG GAGGTGATTTTGACTGTTCTCTGACTGATGACTGGGAGTCACAGAAGCTGAATGCAGAGTCTGTGAAAGCCTCCTTTTCTGGCCCCGTTGCCTCTCAGAGACCCAGAGAAAACTCCTACGGCTTGTCTCCTCAGTCCCAGTGGACAGCTTCTGAACATTTCCAGGAAGATGCATTGGATCATCCAA aAACCAGTTTGTTACGAGAGGTCTCCTTTCAAGCAATTCTGCTTGCTGCATGCTTAATCATTTCTGCCTGTGCAAG GTGGTTTCTGGGAGGAATCATAGCCAGTGTCTTCTCCTGTTCCTTGGTGATAATCATTGCTT ATGTTGTCAAGTCATCCTTTTTCAGCCTTGCCAAATATTTCAAAGCCACCACCTGCACTTG GTTTGCCAAAATCTGA